The genomic DNA CGGGCGTGCACGAACCGGCCACCCTGCAATGAGACAATTGTCCGGTAACACACAACCCGAGGAGGCACCCCGCTATGACGGCATCTTCGCCCGCATCCCGCCGCCGCGAGGCTCCGGACCGCAACCTGGCGCTCGAGCTCGTCCGAGTCACGGAGGCGGGCGCAATGGCCGCCGGTCGCTGGGTCGGCCGTGGCGACAAGGAGGGTGGCGACGGCGCCGCCGTCGACGCGATGCGTCAGCTGGTGAGCTCGGTATCCATGAACGGCATCGTGGTGATCGGTGAGGGCGAGAAGGACGAAGCGCCCATGCTGTACAACGGCGAGTCCGTGGGTGACGGCACCGGTCCCGACGTGGACTTCGCGGTGGACCCGATCGACGGCACCACCTTGATGTCGAAGGGCTCGCCCGGCTCCATCTCGGTGCTCGCGGTCGCCGAACGCGGCGCGATGTTCGACCCCTCGGCGGTGTTCTACATGCACAAGATCGCCGTGGGACCCGAGGCCGCCGACGTGATCGACATCACGGCCCCGATCGGCGAGAACGTCCGCAAGGTCGCCAAGGCGAAGCATCTATCGGTCTCCGACGTGACCGTGTGCATCCTCGACCGGCCCCGGCACGCCGAGCTGATCCAGCAGGTCCGGGACGCGGGCGCGCGCATCCGGCTGATCTCCGACGGTGACGTGGCGGGCGCGATCGCCGCGGCCCGCCCGGAATCCGGCACCGACCTGCTCGTCGGCATCGGCGGCACTCCCGAGGGCATCATCGCCGCGGCCGCGCTGCGCTGCATGGGCGGCGCGCTGCAGGGCATGCTCGCTCCCAAGGACGACGACGAACGGCAGAAGGCCGTCGACGCCGGCCACGACCTCGACCGTGTGCTCCGCACCGAGGACCTGGTCTCCGGCGACAACGTCTTCTTCTGCGCGACCGGCGTCACCGACGGCGACCTGCTGCGCGGCGTGCGCTACTTCCCCGGCGGCGCGTCCACCCAGTCGATCGTGATGCGCTCGAAGTCCGGCACCGTTCGCATCATCGACGCCTACCACCGTCTGACCAAGCTGCGCGAGTACTCCTCGGTCGACTTCCACGGCGACGAGGACGCGGTGCCGCCGATGCCCTGATCAGGGGGTCGATCACCTGTTCTGCCCAGCGGCCGCGCCGGAGTGTTCCGGCGCGGCCGCTGTGTATCGCGGGGAGCCGTTGTGCCCGACCGGTTCCGGCGGTGTGTCCCGGCGCCGCGCGTGGCGTCCCCACGGACCCGCCGCGCGGCCTACTGTCGGAATCATGACCGAGGAGACGCAGTACCGCATCGAACACGACACCATGGGCGAGGTACGGGTCCCGGCGCAGGCGCTCTGGCGTGCGCAGACCCAGCGGGCCGTGGAGAACTTCCCGATCAGCGGCCGAGGTCTCGAGCGTGCGCAGATCCGCGCGCTCGGCCTGCTCAAAGCCGCCTGCGCGAAGGTGAACCGGGATCTCGGCCTGCTCGCGCCGGAGAAGGCCGAGGCCATCATCGCCGCGGCGGACGAGATCGCCGACGGCAAGCACGACGACCAGTTCCCGATCGACGTGTTCCAGACCGGTTCGGGCACCAGCTCGAACATGAACGCCAACGAGGTGATCGCCTCCCTCGCCGCCGCCAACGGCGTCGCGGTGCACCCCAACGACGACGTGAACATGTCGCAGTCCTCCAACGACACCTTCCCCACCGCCACTCATCTCGCGGCGACCGAGGGCGTGATCACCGAACTGGTCCCGGCGCTGGAGCATCTGCGGCTCGCGCTGCTGGACAAGTCGGTCCAGTGGCGCACCGTCGTCAAGTCGGGCCGCACCCATCTGATGGACGCGGTGCCGATCACCCTCGGCCAGGAGTTCGGCGGCTACACCCGCCAGATCGCGGCGGGCATCGAACGACTGATGGCGACCCTGCCCCGGCTCGGCGAACTGCCCATCGGCGGCACCGCGGTCGGCACCGGGCTCAACGCGCCCAACGGATTCGGCAGCAAGGTCGTCACCGAACTGGTGCGCTCGACCGGCATCGACGCGCTCAGCGAGGCCGCCGACCACTTCGAAGCGCAGGCCGCGCGCGACGGGCTCGTCGAGCTCTCCGGCGCGCTGCGCACCGTCGCGGTCAGCCTCACCAAGATCGCCAACGACATCCGCTGGATGGGCTCGGGCCCGCTCACCGGGCTGGCCGAGCTCCAGCTGCCCGATCTGCAGCCCGGCAGCTCGATCATGCCGGGCAAGGTCAATCCCGTGCTGCCCGAAGCGGTGACCCAGGTCGCCGCCCAGGTGATCGGCAACGACGCGACCGTGGCGTTCGCGGGTGCGAGCGGCGCGTTCGAACTCAACGTCTACATCCCGGTGATGGCGCGCAACGTGCTCGAGTCGATCCGGCTGCTGGCCAACGTCTCCCGGTTGTTCGCCGACAAGTGCGTGCACGGCCTGGTCGCCGATGTCGACCGGCTGCGCACGCTGGCGGAGTCCTCGCCGTCGATCGTGACGCCGCTGAACTCCGCGATCGGCTACGAAGAGGCGGCGGCCGTCGCCAAGGAAGCGTTGAAGGAGAAGAAGACGATCCGTCGGACGGTGATCGACCGCGGACTGATCGGTGACGAGCTCAGCGAGGCGGAGTTGGATCGGCGGCTGGACGTGCTGTCGATGACGAGGATCGACGAGATCGGGTAAGCACCGCGACGGGTGTCGGGCGGCGGTCCGTCGTGCGCGGGAGGGGTGTGCGCTCATCGCATCGGCCGCTCGAAGTTCTCCGACGTGGCGCGGGCCAGCACCCCGGCGAGGTGGCGAACCATGTCGCCAGGGGCCGCCGGGCGGATCATCAGCGCGCGATTGGCGAGGGTCTCGAGGTAGCGGCCCTCGAGAGTGTCGATCCAGCGCACGGCGGTGATCCGAGGTGACTGCGCGCCGAGGCCACGGAGGACGGTGACCGCGCCTCGGCTCTGGTGTGGCTGATTCCAGAAGCGGTGGTACTCCTCGGCATGCGCCCGGCGCGCGTCCGCTCGGAACGAATCGCGGCGTTCGACGGCGAGATCGTCGAGGAGGAAAGCGCGTTCGGCGGTGGTACCCGGTGCTCGGTCCGGGAGCAGGGCAACGAGTTCGGTCGTCAGTCGGGTCGCCGGGCAACGCCGTAACCGGACCGCGCCGGTCTCGGCGTCCTGCACCGCCACCACCGCGTCCTTCCCGCCCGTGACCCCGCCGACCGCACGGATCTCGGCACCGGCCCGCCGGTTGTCGTGACCGAACAGCTCGACGCGCCAGGGCGATTCGGACAGCGTGAGAATCGCTCGCCGGATCGGCTCGTTCTCCGGACGGTTCAGCACCTCGCGCACCTTCCGCTGATACGAGCGATACTCGCGGGTGCTCTCGAAACGACTGGTGAACCGCAAAGGGAAAGGCATGCGGTCGATCCCGGTGCCGAACCACGCCGCGGCGAATTGTTCACCGCTGGCGGTCCACAGGTACTTCTTCGACGGCGTGGTCATCGGTTCTCGTCGCCCTCCGCCGCGCCGGAGCCGAAGTCGGCGGCCGGGGTGGCCCGGCCGACCCCGTGGGGATTCTCCGCCGACGGTGCAGGCCGTGAGCCGATGGGTGCCGCCTGCCCGGGCGGGACCGGGATCGGGAAGTCGCCGGTCCGGCCCCCGCCGTCCCGCTCGTCGCGGAATCCGGTGACGTGAGAGCGATCGATCGGGGGCAAGCTGAGCGAACAGTCGCCGGTGTGGTCGGTGGCATCCGGCGATTCCGCGCCCCGGCGCACGAACGGCCGCTGGTCCGGTAGGCGAGGGGTCGCACCGGTGACCTCGGTCCCTGAACCAGCCGGGCGATCATCGGCACCGATCGCCGGCGGCACCGTCTTCGGCGGCTCCCCCAGCAACTCCTGCCCGTACCGCGGCGAGTACCGGTGTCCCATCGAACCGGGCGTGGTGTCGGTGACCTCGCTCCTGGCAAGACCGGCCGGGCGATCGTCGGCGCCGATCGCCGGTGGCACGGTCTTCGGCGGCTCCCCCGGCAACTCCCGTCCGTGACGCACCGACCACGGGTCCGGCACGCGGGCAGCAGCCTGCGGGTCGTCCGGACCCACCGGAAGGCCGTCTGCGCCGATCGCCGGTGGCACCGTCTTCTCCGGCTCGCCGAGCAGTTCACGTTCGTCGTGCCGCACCCGGGGGTGGATCGGCGCGCGACGCGCTGTCGGCGGAGGATCGTCGGCGCCCAAGGCCTGCGGCACCGTCTTCTCGCGCTCTCCCAGCAGTTCCCGTCCGCGCTCCGCGGTCCGCAGGTAGTCCGGCGAGCGGTGTTCGGTCTCGGGTTTCGCGCCGAGCCGCGCGGCGGCGGCGAGTACACCTGCCAAACCGGGCAAGCCCGTGACGGCTGCCCGGGGAATCGGGGCTACCGGCGACGCGGTCGACGCGCTCGGGGTCTGCGCGCTCGGGGTCTGCGCGGACGACCGGGGCACGGAGCTGCCGGGGCCGGGTGCCGGGCCCTCGGCACCCGGCGGTCCCGGAGCGTCCGGCGACGAGGTGGCGACGGCGGCGTTCGGCCGGTCACCGGTCGAGGGAGCGGGAGGCGGCGTCGGTGCGTAGGTGGGCGCTGCCGCCCCGGGTGCTGCCGGGGCGAGCGAGGGTAGCGCCGAGGCAGCAGGCGGGAACGCCGCCGGTGCGGGCACCGCCGATGCGACGGGCGGCGGCATCGCCGGTACAGCCGGAGGCGGTACTGCCGGTGCAGCGGGACTCGGCACCGCTGGTATGGCGGGACTCGGCACCGCCGGAGCGGCCGGAGTCGGCGACGCCGGGACGGGAGGAGTCGGTGTGGATGCGCCGATGCCGGGAGCGGCGGGGGCCGAGACCGCGGGCGCGTTGTATTGCGGTGTGCCGCTGCCCCACTGTGTCATCGGAGAAGCGGTGGGAGTGGGCAGCGGGGAGGCCGGGACAGAAGACACCGGTGCGGCGGAGCCGGGCGGAGGTGAGGTGGGCGTGACGAGCTGCCGCCCCGCAGGTTCGGCGGCATGCACGTTCGCGGCCGGGCCGGCGCCGGCCGCTGCCGTCTGCCCCGCACCGAGGGCCGACGATTCGTGCTCCGTCATGGTGCCCGGCAGATGATCGGCACGCCTGTCGAGGCCTGGACCGCCGTCGTACGCGGCGTCCAGGCCATCGACGGCACCGAGGCCGCTCGATCCGTCAGCGGAAGACCCGATCCCGCCGGTCGGGCTGCCACCCGGCGCACCGACGCCACCCGGGCTGCCGCCCGCCGAGTGGTCGCCGGGCACGTTCTCGGCGACAGCACCGTCGCTGTCTCCCGCACTCGGTTGCCCGGCACTTCCTTGCCCCGCGTACGGCCGACCGTCTCCGTTCTCCCCGTCCGCATCGGACGTGTCGGCACCCGGTGCCATGGCATCCCCGTGCACCGACGCGTCTTGCACGATCGCCACGCCCGGCGCGGGCTCGTGCTGCACCTGCCCGCCGATGTGGGGATCCCTGTCCATGGCGTAACCGAAGAGGCTGCTGTCCGCGAACCCGCTCTGCCCCGCATCCTGAGAACCGACCGGCATCCCGGCAGCCGGCCCGGCGCCGTCGGCCACCACCGGCTCCGGGGCGTCCCGCCCGGCAGCCGGCGTGGCGCCATCGGTGACTTCTGCCTCCGTCGTGCCCTGCTCCGGCAAGCCGGCACCGCCCTCGGCCGGGTCCCCGTCGGTGGGAACATCGACCGACTCCGCGCTGAACACGGCGGCGCCGAGCAGCTGTCGCGGATCACCCGTCCCTTCGCTCGCCCCTGGACCGGGACCGGCGAGCGCCCCCGCGACAGGCGGGGGAAAGCTCGGCAATGTCGGGGCGATCGCGGTGTAGGGCCGCAGGTACAGATTCGCCATGTCGTCGCGGGCCTGTTCCTCGGCGGCATTGCGAGCGCGTGCGGCATCCGATCCGGTCGCGGCCTCGACGGCAGGGGGAATGGCGGCACGGAATCGGGCGGCCGCGTCGGCGGCGGCCTGCAGAGGGCCGGTTTGGGCCGCCAGTGCGGCGGCGAGCGCGCCGAGGCCGGTGAGCAGCTCACGAACGCGGGGCTGCGCGGCATCGGCGGCGGCGCCTTCCCAGCCGAGTTCGACCGCTCTGGTCACCGCCGCCTCGAAGCGGTCGGCGGCGTCGGACACGACGGCGGCAATCTCGGTCCATGCGTCCACCGCGGCGGTGATGTCGCCGGGCGCCATCCGGCTCGCGGCCTGCTCGATCCGCGCGTGCGAGAAATTGTGCGGGTTCTCGGTGTCGGAGATGACCCGGCCGTCGGTTCCGTGGGTGTGCATCGCGCCCCCTCGCATCGATGTCGTCGATCGGGTTAGACGCGACCGGCCCGGGCACGGTTCCGTCGAATTCCGTTGCCCGAGGGGAACAGCCGGGAGAACCCGGGAACTGCTAGGAGTGCTCGGCCAGGTAGCGGATGTAGAAGGGGCGCAACTGGTCGGCGATCTCGCTCTCCCCGGCGTGCAGGTAGTCGTCGAGCAGCGGCAGCACGTACTTGATGTCGAGTTCGCTCTCGGAGAGATTGCCCGCGGCGGCCTCGGCGGCGGGGATGAGAGTCAGCAACTCCCACAGGTACTTCACGTCCACGTGGCGTACCGCTGTCTTCACCGCACGCTCGTGCAACTCCTTGGACGAGAGCTTGTCCAGCTCCTCGTACTTGCTCAACTCCGCGTCACCGGCCATGCCGCGACTCTATCGCCCACCCGGCGACGACGCCTCGAGTTCTTCCACACAGCCTTCGTGAGCTGCGAGTTAACCGGAACTTCACTTAGGAGCATTGCTGATCATCGAGCGCGGACCCGGCAACGCCCTGTAGCGTCGATGATGCGGATCGCGTTGGTGTGGTTCGTACGGGAGGTCCTGACTTTGACTGAGCTATTCAGTTCGAGGGGGCCGGCACCCGGCCCTCATGACCACGACTGACGTCGGGTCATCAGGACGGACCGGTCCAGCGAGATCGTTCGCACGGGTGCCGGGCGAACGCAAAAGGAGCCCACCGTGACTGCTGCACGCTCCGTTTCCGCCTCCT from Nocardia higoensis includes the following:
- the glpX gene encoding class II fructose-bisphosphatase: MTASSPASRRREAPDRNLALELVRVTEAGAMAAGRWVGRGDKEGGDGAAVDAMRQLVSSVSMNGIVVIGEGEKDEAPMLYNGESVGDGTGPDVDFAVDPIDGTTLMSKGSPGSISVLAVAERGAMFDPSAVFYMHKIAVGPEAADVIDITAPIGENVRKVAKAKHLSVSDVTVCILDRPRHAELIQQVRDAGARIRLISDGDVAGAIAAARPESGTDLLVGIGGTPEGIIAAAALRCMGGALQGMLAPKDDDERQKAVDAGHDLDRVLRTEDLVSGDNVFFCATGVTDGDLLRGVRYFPGGASTQSIVMRSKSGTVRIIDAYHRLTKLREYSSVDFHGDEDAVPPMP
- a CDS encoding ESX secretion-associated protein EspG, encoding MTTPSKKYLWTASGEQFAAAWFGTGIDRMPFPLRFTSRFESTREYRSYQRKVREVLNRPENEPIRRAILTLSESPWRVELFGHDNRRAGAEIRAVGGVTGGKDAVVAVQDAETGAVRLRRCPATRLTTELVALLPDRAPGTTAERAFLLDDLAVERRDSFRADARRAHAEEYHRFWNQPHQSRGAVTVLRGLGAQSPRITAVRWIDTLEGRYLETLANRALMIRPAAPGDMVRHLAGVLARATSENFERPMR
- a CDS encoding class II fumarate hydratase; amino-acid sequence: MTEETQYRIEHDTMGEVRVPAQALWRAQTQRAVENFPISGRGLERAQIRALGLLKAACAKVNRDLGLLAPEKAEAIIAAADEIADGKHDDQFPIDVFQTGSGTSSNMNANEVIASLAAANGVAVHPNDDVNMSQSSNDTFPTATHLAATEGVITELVPALEHLRLALLDKSVQWRTVVKSGRTHLMDAVPITLGQEFGGYTRQIAAGIERLMATLPRLGELPIGGTAVGTGLNAPNGFGSKVVTELVRSTGIDALSEAADHFEAQAARDGLVELSGALRTVAVSLTKIANDIRWMGSGPLTGLAELQLPDLQPGSSIMPGKVNPVLPEAVTQVAAQVIGNDATVAFAGASGAFELNVYIPVMARNVLESIRLLANVSRLFADKCVHGLVADVDRLRTLAESSPSIVTPLNSAIGYEEAAAVAKEALKEKKTIRRTVIDRGLIGDELSEAELDRRLDVLSMTRIDEIG